From a region of the Borreliella spielmanii genome:
- a CDS encoding Erp family outer-surface lipoprotein gives MNKKMKILIIYAVFALFGSCGNFTSSLGEQVSDDTIKFSEFTVKIKNKDNSGKWIDLGTLVVRKEEDGIATGLNATEGHSATLFSLENSEINNFVKAMTKGGSFKTSLYYGYREQSTEKGIQNKEIITKMETIDGSEHITFSGDKIKDSGDKTAEYAISLEELKKNLK, from the coding sequence ATGAATAAAAAAATGAAAATACTTATTATTTATGCTGTTTTTGCACTGTTTGGTTCTTGTGGAAATTTTACAAGTAGTTTAGGTGAGCAAGTAAGTGATGATACAATAAAATTTTCTGAATTTACTGTAAAAATTAAAAATAAAGATAATAGTGGGAAATGGATAGACTTAGGAACTTTAGTTGTAAGAAAAGAAGAAGATGGTATTGCAACGGGTTTAAATGCTACTGAGGGGCATTCAGCTACGTTATTTTCATTAGAAAACTCAGAAATTAACAACTTTGTAAAAGCAATGACTAAAGGTGGATCATTTAAAACTAGTTTATATTATGGATATAGGGAACAAAGCACTGAAAAGGGTATCCAAAATAAAGAGATAATAACAAAGATGGAAACCATTGATGGTTCTGAACATATTACATTTTCAGGAGATAAAATTAAAGACTCAGGAGATAAAACTGCTGAATATGCAATATCACTAGAAGAACTTAAGAAGAATTTAAAATAG
- a CDS encoding tyrosine-type recombinase/integrase — protein MDINNYLNLNKGDTDFILKLLKDYQKLIDENKILKNTLENSTKTKKENLKPSPKFYLTPKTSKLIEKCIKQLKQTDPISGWFVHLLSISGCRGTEMQKVKMQDITQLSSKTGEIYYNIKVNVAKKRSVTCIREIVINSKEFDAIQTAHKNHFEDKNLDTRRTYLFQKTKHKFKDNQISIINISRKFKNLLKKSGFKVNKSLHLCRNLFISNLKSNGYNSFQIKELMKYSSTHEIDNIYGLSSANKIQAYKFAKNSLKL, from the coding sequence ATGGACATTAATAATTATCTTAATTTAAATAAAGGGGACACGGATTTTATTCTTAAACTACTAAAAGATTATCAAAAACTAATAGATGAAAATAAAATTCTTAAAAATACACTAGAAAATTCAACTAAAACTAAAAAAGAAAATTTAAAACCCAGCCCCAAGTTCTACTTAACTCCTAAAACTAGCAAACTAATTGAAAAATGTATAAAACAATTAAAACAAACTGATCCAATATCTGGATGGTTCGTACATCTACTCTCAATAAGTGGGTGTAGGGGTACTGAAATGCAAAAAGTAAAAATGCAAGATATTACCCAATTATCAAGCAAAACCGGAGAAATTTATTACAATATAAAAGTAAATGTGGCAAAAAAAAGAAGTGTCACCTGTATTAGAGAAATTGTTATCAACTCTAAGGAGTTTGATGCTATTCAAACAGCTCACAAAAATCATTTCGAAGATAAAAATCTTGATACAAGGCGTACTTATCTTTTTCAAAAAACCAAACACAAATTTAAAGATAACCAAATTAGCATTATCAACATTTCTAGAAAATTTAAAAATCTTCTTAAAAAATCGGGCTTTAAAGTAAATAAATCGCTTCATTTATGTAGAAATTTATTTATTTCTAATTTAAAATCCAATGGATACAATTCTTTTCAAATTAAAGAACTTATGAAATATTCTTCAACCCATGAAATTGATAATATCTACGGACTCTCTTCTGCAAACAAAATTCAAGCTTATAAATTTGCTAAAAATAGCTTAAAGCTATAA
- a CDS encoding DUF261 domain-containing protein, with amino-acid sequence MLISKIKQNNRSLLGEIQRWGCYFLCLHYYISVFKKLEFNVFGINVAYRRFLGLGYIKSNCFIKDPCMILNYYGIRTSVRYESFGYFATANEFEISEVKIMDVNGSHFIATKDQEILYDSLDLKARGKLFKVTSKRIFKHR; translated from the coding sequence ATGCTTATTAGTAAAATAAAACAAAACAATAGGAGTTTACTCGGAGAAATACAAAGATGGGGGTGCTACTTTTTATGCTTGCATTACTATATAAGTGTATTTAAGAAGCTTGAATTTAATGTTTTTGGGATAAATGTAGCGTATCGCAGATTTTTAGGACTTGGGTATATTAAAAGCAATTGTTTTATTAAAGACCCATGTATGATACTAAATTACTATGGGATTAGAACTAGTGTGAGATATGAATCTTTTGGCTACTTTGCAACTGCTAATGAATTTGAAATAAGTGAAGTGAAAATCATGGATGTTAATGGTTCACACTTTATTGCTACAAAAGACCAAGAAATACTATATGATTCACTTGATTTAAAGGCACGTGGGAAACTATTTAAAGTAACTTCAAAGCGTATATTTAAACATAGATAG